The Bicyclus anynana chromosome 3, ilBicAnyn1.1, whole genome shotgun sequence genome has a window encoding:
- the LOC112044878 gene encoding negative elongation factor E — translation MVYIHFPSNLTEEELMLQAKYQKLKKKKKALQALKAPKQEPEKPTLPKRPTEARDAREIARKLIKSGAIQAIKSPPPQPQNATFKRPRAGRERKLSGSTGATGGVASYQPFSASQEPPPPDDKSAPRVKYLYDSFVTAREKEEKSGRNGSETPHTSGKSTFLQILGAKITEEVMRRRLASFEPFIFTQEPEEEKVYLAFESAEMASHAHAALDGCEEGWRVTFVRRPPQAAGSWTPTPSARNAPPPKDPKRTLVAYDDMFE, via the exons atgGTTTATATCCATTTTCCATCAAATCTAACAGAGGAAGAATTAATGCTGCAAgctaaatatcaaaaattaaaaaagaaaaagaaagctCTCCAAGCTTTAAAAGCACCTAAACAAGAACCCGAAAAACCAACTTTACCGAAGCGCCCCACCGAGGCAAGAGATGCTCGTGAAATAGCACGGAAGCTTATAAAGAGTGGCGCCATTCAAGCTATAAAAAGTCCTCCGCCTCAACCACAAAATGCTACATTTAAAAGACCGCGAGCTG GAAGAGAACGCAAGCTCAGTGGCTCTACAGGAGCCACAGGTGGAGTTGCATCGTACCAGCCTTTCAGTGCATCTCAGGAGCCTCCACCGCCTGATGATAAATCAGCTCCAAGAGTTAAATATCTATATGATTCATTTGTTACTGCAAGAGAAAA GGAAGAGAAATCTGGACGTAACGGCAGCGAAACTCCGCACACGAGTGGGAAGAGCACTTTCTTGCAAATATTAGGAGCAAAGATCACGGAAGAAGTGATGCGACGACGTCTGGCGTCGTTTGAACCGTTTATATTCACACAAGAGCCAGAAGAAGAGAA AGTCTACTTGGCATTTGAGAGTGCTGAAATGGCGTCACACGCGCACGCTGCTCTCGACGGCTGTGAGGAAGGGTGGCGGGTCACTTTCGTGAGGAGACCTCCTCAAGCTGCAGGATCCTGGACCCCAACGCCATCAGCTAGGAACGCTCCACCTCCAAAGGACCCCAAGCGAACTCTTGTAGCTTATGACGATATGTTTGAATGA